In Bradyrhizobium sp. WBOS07, the genomic window GCGCGCACGACGTTGCCGGCGCGGTCGACGGTCGCAATCGCCATCGGCGTATGGTCGAAGAAGCGCATGAAGCGCACTTCGGCGGCACGATCGGGGTCGCTGCGCTCGTCGCGGGCGCGGCTGATGACGAGCGTGCGCGACGGCCCCGGCGCGCCGTCGGCGCCGAAGGCGAGCTTGTGATAGAGCCGCACCGGCATGGTCTTGCCGGTGCGCATGCGCAGATCGATGTCGAAGACTTCCGTCTTCACCTCGCCCGGCACCGCCACGATCGACGTCAGCAGCGAGGCGCCGTCGCCGGAGACGATGTCGGTCAGCTTGAGGCCGCCCGAACCGATCTCGGCGAGGTCGTAGTCGAGCCAGTTCGCCAGCGTCGCGTTGACATAAGCGAGCTCACCGGCCGGATTGACCGAGAAGAAGCCGCACGGCGCGTGATCGAGATATTCGATGGCGTGCTGGAGCTCCTGGAACACGTCCTCCTGGCGCTCGCGGTCGCGGGTGATGTCGGCGATCGACCATACCGCGTATTTCGCCTCGCGCTTTTCAGTGCCGAGCGGGCGAACGCGCATGCGCAGCCAGCGGCCCTGGCTGCCGTCGTGGCCGGAGATGCGCACCTCCTCCTGCTGGCGCTTGCCCTCGCGCGCGGCCTTCAGCAGCCGGAACACGGCTTCGGAGACATCGGGGTTGCCGATGAAGACGCGTTCCACCGGACGCACGTCCTGCGGACCGCTGGCGCCGGTCAGCGTCAGATAGGCGGCATTGGAATAGATCACGTGGCCGCGGGCATCGGTGACCGCGAGCCCGTCGAAGGCGTGATCGGAAATGCGGCGAATGATCGGATCGTCGAGATTGCGATCGGCAAAGCGGATGATGCCGGCGGCAAACGCGAACAGGTTGAACAGGCCGACCATCGCCAGCACGGCGAGGACACCGAGGATATAGGGCTGCGCCTGCACCCGTCCGAGCGTCATCAGTCCGACGGCGACGGCGACGAGGCCGGCGGCCACCAGCAGCACCAGCGCAATGCTGCCCGAGCGCGGCGACGGCTCGTGCGCCGCACCGGGCTCGCGTGTGAGGTCGTGGTCGGTCTCGGCGGTCATCTCAAGCTGGCGCGGCCTGTCGGCAGAGAATCAACGCGCCACGGGGCGCATGGGGTCCTCCCTGCCTGAATCGGACCCTGAGGTGCAAGGGCAGCAGGAGCGAAAGGTACGCTGATTCCCAGATTACGGCCATTTCCGGTATTTTTCGGGTGCTTTATCCCCGCCCCGCGCCAAATCCGCGCTTCAGCCGCATGACGTAGCCGATCACCTCGGCGACCGCGTGGTAGTGCTCGGTCGGGATTTCCTGGTCGACCTCGACGGTGGCATAGAGCGCGCGGGCCAGCGGCACGTTCTCCACGATCGGGATGTCGTGCTCGCGCGCGATCTCCCGGATCTTGAAAGCGAGGTTGTCGACGCCCTTGGCGACGCAGACCGGAGCCGTCATGCCGCGCTCGTAGGACAGCGCCACCGAATAGTGGGTCGGGTTGGTGATGATCACCGAGGCCTTGGGAACCGCCGCCATCATGCGTTTCTTGGCGCGCTGCTGCCGCAATTGCCGGATCTTGCCCTTGATGTGCGGATCGCCTTCGGACTGCTTGAACTCCTCCTTGATCTCCTGGAGCGACATCTTCTGCCGCTGGAACCAGCTGCGATACTGGAAGAAATAATCGGCGATGGCGACGATCGCGAGCGCGGCGACCACCGCGCCGAGCAGTTGGACGGTCATGCTGGTGCTGGCGCCAAGCATGGCGACCGGATCGAGCCTGACCATCGCCTCCATGCGATGCCGCTCCGGCCACAGGATCATGGTCATGACCACGGCCAAGGCAACGAGCTTGCCGATGCCCTTGAGAAAATTGGCCGCCGCCTGCTTGCCGAAGATGCGCTTGAAGCCGGCGCCGGGCGAAATCTTGTTGAACTTGGGCTTGAGGGACTCGGCCGACCACACCAGACGGTGCTGGAGCATGTTGCCGGCGATGGCCGCCAGCACCAGCATCAACAGAGGCACGCCGACCGCGGCGAGCACGGCGAGCTCGATCTGCTGCATCAGGGCGAGCAGGGCCTTGCCGTCGGTCTTGATCATCCAGGAATTGGCGAGCAGGTTGCGCATCGGCGTCAGCAGCCCGCTGCCGACCGAGCCCGAGAAGGTTGCGACCACGAGCGTGCCGCCCGCCATCATAAACCAGGTGTTGATCTCCTGGCTCTTGGCGACGTCACCGCGTTCGAGCGCATCGTCGAGACGCTTTTGCGTCGGGTCTTCTGTTTGACTTTCGGGATCGTTGTCTTCCGCCATCGTTCGACCCCCGTCACTTGAGCGGCATCATCTGGTGCATGACACCGATGAAATAATCGAGAAACGTGCCCATCATCGCGGTCAGCACCACGGCGAGCACCAGGAAGCCTGCGAAGATCGACAGCGGCACGCCGACGAAATAGACCTGCATCTGCGGCATCAGCCGCGCCAGCACGCCGAGCCCGATGTTGAAGACGAGGCCGAACACCAGGAACGGTCCCGAGAGCTGCAAGCCCAGGAGGAACGCGGCGGCAAAGGCGCGCGTTGCCAGCGAGGCGACATCGCCGCTCGACACGGTCTCGCCCGGCGAGAAGATCGTATAGCTGTCGTTCAGCGCGGCGATCACCAGATGATGGCTGTCGGTGGCAAACAGCAGCGTCACGCCCAGGATGGTCAGGAAGTTGCCGACCAGCACACCCTGCTGTCCCTGCGTCGGATCGACCGAGGTGACGAAACCGAGCCCCATCTGCTGCGCGATCACGGATCCCGCGACCTGGAGCGCCGACAGCGTCACGCGCGCGGTCGCTCCCAGCACGATGCCGATCGCGATCTCATGCAGCATCAGCACCAGCAGCGGCGCCAGCGAGCCCATATCGACCTGGTAGGCGTTGCGATGCAGCGGCAGGATGATCAGCGTGAGCAGCAGCGCGATCGACAGCTTGATCCGCGTCGGGATATTGGTCTCGCCCAGCCCCGGCAACAGCATCACCATCGCGCCGACCCGGGCGAAGGCGAGCATGAAGGACGCGGCGAGCTCCGGCAGCAGCGAGACGTCGATGCGCATAATCGCTGCATCTTGCCTCAGCCGCCGATGATTCGCGACGAGATCCGCAGCATATGGGAATGAAGCGCGTCGGCCATGAACGGCAGCGCCAGCAGCATCGTGGCAAAGATGGCCAGGATCTTCGGCACGTAGATCAGCGTCTGTTCCTGGATCTGCGTCAGCGCCTGGAACAGCGACACGACGACGCCGACCACCAGACCGACCACCATCAGCGGGGAGGACACGATCACGATCGTCCAGATGGCATCGCGCGCGACGTCGAGGGTCTCGGGGCCGGTCATTCGCAGAATTCCTTGTCCACTTTCATCCCCAACCACCCCGGCGAGGACCACCCGGCCCCTCCCCGTCATTGCGAGGAGCCCTTGCGACGAAGCAATCCAGACTGCCGCCTCGGAAAGATCCTGGATTGCTTCGCTGCGCTCGCAATGACGCCCGGAGCAGGCGCCAGCGCCGAACCATCAGATCGGCATCTTCATGATGTCTTCATAGGCCGCGATCACGCGGTCGCGGACCGACACCAGCGTGGACACCGCGACGTCGGTGTCGGCGACCGCGGTCACGACGTCCATCACGTTGGCCTTGCCGGAGGCCATCGCGATCGTCTGCGCGTCCGCCTTGCGGCCGGATTCCATGACGCTGCCGACGGCGTCCTTCAGCATCGAGGCAAAGGATTGCCCGCTTGCCTCGGTGCTCTTGCCGGCACCGCCGGTCTCCAGCACCCGGGCAAGGTTGGCGTAAGCATTGGCCGCGATTGTGGGTGATGCCATGGCTCAATTGTCCTGTTCAGCTCTTGAGGATGTCGATCGTGCGCTGGATCATCCGGCGCGTCGCACTGATGATGTTGAGATTGGCCTCGTAGGACCGCTGCGCATCGCGCATGTCGGTCATCTCGACCACCGAGTTCACGTTGGGATATTTGACGTTGCCGCTGGCGTCCGCGACCGGATTGTTCGGCTCGTATTTGACGCGGAAGTTCGACTGGTCGGGCTTGATCCTGCCGAGGGTGACGACCTGCGCGTCCAGCGCGCGGTCGAGCGCGGAGGAGAAGGTCGGAACCTTGCGCCGGTAGGGGTCGCCGCCGGGGGTCTGCGCGGTCGAATCCGCGTTCGCGATGTTTTCCGAGATCACCCGCATGCGGCCGGCTTGCGCCCGCAGACCGGAGGTCGCGATCGCCATCGAGCGGGCGAAGTCGCTGCTGTCATTGGCCATGATGCGCCTCCTCTAGCTGTTCTGTTCCGAAGATCATGCGGCTAGGCCTTGCCGATCGCGGTCTTGAGCAGATGCAGGCTCTTCGAATAGAGCGAGGTCGCCGCCGCGTAGTCCATCTGGTTGCTGGCGGCCTTCATCATCTCCTCTTCGAGATTGACGGCGTTGCCGGCAGGGCGGGTTTCGAAGCCGGCGTTCTTGTTCTGGTCGAATACGGAAGCCGCGCCCGACGGCGTCATGTGCGAGCCGCTTGTGCGGGTCAGCGCCAGGGGGCCCATCGAGCCCGTGACGGCCCCGCTCTTGTCGAGTTTCGGCTCGACCAGGTCGCGCGGCCGGAATTTGGGCGTATCGGAATTGGAGACGTTCTCGGACAGGACGCGTTGGCGTTCCTGGTGCCACTGCATCTTGGTGCGAAGCGCCGACAGCTCCGGGAGGTCGTTGATGGACATCGTCGCGGCTCCTTCCGCCTGACACGGACCCCGAGGTCCGCAGCTAGGCAGAATTTGCCGCGTGTATGGTTAACAGCTGGTTAAGGGATCCCCGACGCATGTCCCCGAGCGGGACAGGATTTCCGCACCCCGTGATTCTACGCCCTGCAGAATCAGCATTAACCCAACCGTTTGGCGGCCGTGCACAGGCCAAGAAGTCGTTTTGGATCGAGCGATTCATGGGTTATTAAGAGTTGGGGACGGCAAAACTTGCCGTGGGACGTTAAGAAATCGCAGTTTGGGGCATCGTAGGCTGGTGGTTGGCGTATCCGACCACGGGCACGAGAGAAGCGCCATTTGTCGGGGACTAGTATGCAAGGCAGCCCTATCACCTTCATCGTCGCGTTCATCGTCGTTCTGGCGTTGATCGGCGTCGCTGCTTGGCTGGTTCGCCGATTCGCCACCAGCCGGCTCGGCGCCAACACCCAGCGCGGCAGGATGCCCCGCCTTGCCGTGATCGATGCCGCCGCGGTCGACGGCCGGCGCCGCCTGGTGCTGGTCCGGCGCGACAA contains:
- the flhB gene encoding flagellar biosynthesis protein FlhB yields the protein MAEDNDPESQTEDPTQKRLDDALERGDVAKSQEINTWFMMAGGTLVVATFSGSVGSGLLTPMRNLLANSWMIKTDGKALLALMQQIELAVLAAVGVPLLMLVLAAIAGNMLQHRLVWSAESLKPKFNKISPGAGFKRIFGKQAAANFLKGIGKLVALAVVMTMILWPERHRMEAMVRLDPVAMLGASTSMTVQLLGAVVAALAIVAIADYFFQYRSWFQRQKMSLQEIKEEFKQSEGDPHIKGKIRQLRQQRAKKRMMAAVPKASVIITNPTHYSVALSYERGMTAPVCVAKGVDNLAFKIREIAREHDIPIVENVPLARALYATVEVDQEIPTEHYHAVAEVIGYVMRLKRGFGAGRG
- the fliR gene encoding flagellar biosynthetic protein FliR, giving the protein MRIDVSLLPELAASFMLAFARVGAMVMLLPGLGETNIPTRIKLSIALLLTLIILPLHRNAYQVDMGSLAPLLVLMLHEIAIGIVLGATARVTLSALQVAGSVIAQQMGLGFVTSVDPTQGQQGVLVGNFLTILGVTLLFATDSHHLVIAALNDSYTIFSPGETVSSGDVASLATRAFAAAFLLGLQLSGPFLVFGLVFNIGLGVLARLMPQMQVYFVGVPLSIFAGFLVLAVVLTAMMGTFLDYFIGVMHQMMPLK
- the fliQ gene encoding flagellar biosynthesis protein FliQ; the protein is MTGPETLDVARDAIWTIVIVSSPLMVVGLVVGVVVSLFQALTQIQEQTLIYVPKILAIFATMLLALPFMADALHSHMLRISSRIIGG
- the fliE gene encoding flagellar hook-basal body complex protein FliE — protein: MASPTIAANAYANLARVLETGGAGKSTEASGQSFASMLKDAVGSVMESGRKADAQTIAMASGKANVMDVVTAVADTDVAVSTLVSVRDRVIAAYEDIMKMPI
- the flgC gene encoding flagellar basal body rod protein FlgC, yielding MANDSSDFARSMAIATSGLRAQAGRMRVISENIANADSTAQTPGGDPYRRKVPTFSSALDRALDAQVVTLGRIKPDQSNFRVKYEPNNPVADASGNVKYPNVNSVVEMTDMRDAQRSYEANLNIISATRRMIQRTIDILKS
- the flgB gene encoding flagellar basal body rod protein FlgB, which codes for MSINDLPELSALRTKMQWHQERQRVLSENVSNSDTPKFRPRDLVEPKLDKSGAVTGSMGPLALTRTSGSHMTPSGAASVFDQNKNAGFETRPAGNAVNLEEEMMKAASNQMDYAAATSLYSKSLHLLKTAIGKA